In the Bradyrhizobium guangzhouense genome, one interval contains:
- a CDS encoding histone: MDDEKPITAQVMETMTAAVEATKDAAVAAVKKVKKAAKKVAKKATPKKAKKASKKKAKKAAKKSSKKAAKKSVKKAAKKTAKKAATKKKKTKR, encoded by the coding sequence ATGGACGACGAGAAGCCGATCACCGCGCAGGTGATGGAGACGATGACCGCCGCCGTCGAAGCGACCAAGGATGCCGCCGTCGCAGCCGTCAAGAAGGTGAAGAAAGCCGCCAAGAAGGTCGCGAAGAAGGCCACGCCCAAGAAGGCAAAGAAGGCTTCGAAAAAGAAAGCCAAGAAGGCCGCCAAGAAGTCGTCGAAGAAGGCAGCCAAGAAGTCCGTGAAGAAGGCTGCCAAGAAGACAGCGAAGAAGGCGGCCACGAAGAAAAAGAAAACCAAGCGCTGA